In the Ursus arctos isolate Adak ecotype North America unplaced genomic scaffold, UrsArc2.0 scaffold_19, whole genome shotgun sequence genome, one interval contains:
- the LOC113247397 gene encoding leukocyte immunoglobulin-like receptor subfamily A member 3 isoform X2, whose product MGKPPAAGILWVCLFCQFLWFCPSVQACPVGSSAMTITFMVLLCLGPRLGQMTHVQAETLLTPIIWAEPGPEVAQGKPVSIWCQGSQHADQYFLYREGVSEPLRREFPMGPSNKAKFPFPHMTYNLAGRYFCLYHRRTRRSIPSKPLDLAVTGMFNKPSLVALPSPIVTSGGSVTLQCGSWQAFDWFVLCSEGGEGHPRHLDAQHQADGWFQALFPVDPVSPSHRPTYRCYGYFSSSPYVWSTSSLILELLISGVSRKPSLSVLPGPVVAPGQSLTLQCRSDVSYDRFALSKEGAGDPPQYLARQLQEGLSGADFALGPVRPSHGGRYTCYGGHTLSSKWSAPSDLLDILVAVLPPQGPAPTLSAWPSPTVAPGENVTLRCQSPSLFDAFLLSKEGEAGPPLHLRSQHQDGVFQANFPLRPATLDHGGTYRCYGSLGSTPFLLSHPSDPLELVVTEIETASERGNTSRGNGRGRSRLIAEEPDVGLDPITPGSHPEPKADA is encoded by the exons ATGGGAAAGCCCCCTGCTGCCGGCATCCTGTGGGTCTGTCTGTTCTGCCAGTTTCTGTGGTTTTGTCCATCTGTGCAGGCTTGTCCAGTGGGAAGCAGCGCCATGACCATCACCTTCATGGTCCTTCTCTGCCTCG GACCGCGTCTGGGCCAGATGACCCACGTGCAGGCAG AGACGCTGCTCACACCCATCAtctgggcagagccaggcccTGAGGTGGCCCAGGGGAAGCCTGTGAGCATCTGGTGTCAGGGGTCTCAGCACGCTGACCAGTACTTCCTGTACCGGGAAGGGGTCTCAGAGCCCTTGAGAAGAGAGTTTCCCATGGGACCCAGCAACAAGGCCAAGTTCCCATTCCCACACATGACCTACAACCTTGCTGGGCGCTACTTCTGCTTGTATCACCGACGAACACGCCGGTCCATTCCCAGCAAGCCTCTGGACTTGGCGGTCACAG GAATGTTCAACAAACCCAGCCTCGTGGCGCTCCCCAGCCCCATCGTGACCTCGGGAGGGAGCGTGACCCTCCAGTGTGGCTCATGGCAGGCATTTGACTGGTTCGTTCTGTGTAGCGAAGGAGGCGAGGGCCACCCCAGACACTTGGACGCACAGCACCAAGCTGACGGGTGGTTCCAGGCGCTCTTCCCCGTGGACCCCGTGAGCCCAAGTCACAGGCCAACGTACAGGTGCTATGGTTATTTCTCGAGTTCCCCCTATGTGTGGTCCACCTCCAGCCTCATTTTGGAGCTGCTGATCTCAG GTGTGTCTAGGAAACCATCCCTGTCAGTCTTGCCAGGGCCGGTGGTGGCTCCTGGACAGAGCCTGACCCTCCAGTGTCGCTCTGATGTCAGCTACGACAGATTCGCTCTGTCCAAGGAGGGCGCAGGTGACCCTCCCCAGTACCTTGCCAGGCAGCTCCAGGAGGGACTCTCTGGGGCTGACTTCGCCCTGGGCCCTGTGAGACCCTCCCACGGGGGCCGGTACACGTGCTATGGTGGACACACCCTCTCCTCCAAGTGGTCCGCCCCCAGTGACCTCCTGGACATCCTGGTCGCAG TCCTGCCGCCGCAGGGGCCAGctcccactctgtctgcctggcCGAGCCCCACTGTGGCCCCAGGAGAGAATGTGACCCTGCGCTGTCAGAGCCCCAGCTTGTTTGATGCGTTCCTTCTGTCCAAGGAGGGGGAAGCCGGGCCCCCCCTGCACCTCAGGTCTCAGCACCAAGATGGAGTATTTCAGGCGAACTTTCCCTTGCGCCCTGCGACTCTGGATCACGGGGGGACTTACAGGTGCTACGGGTCACTGGGCAGCACCCCTTTCCTGCTGTCGCACCCCAGCGACCCCCTGGAGCTCGTGGTCACAG agatagagacagccagcgagagagggaacacaagcagggggaatgggagaggaagaagcaggctcatagcggaggagcctgatgtggggctcgatcccataacgccgggatcacaccctgagccgaaggcagacgcttaa
- the LOC113247386 gene encoding leukocyte immunoglobulin-like receptor subfamily B member 3 isoform X2, producing MTPTLAALLCLGLSVGPRTRVHAGTLPKPTIWAEPSSVIPRGTPVTIWCQGSLEAQEYRLLKNEGDLWTWITQGGLWTWVAQKPLEPGDKANFSTTYMTEGFAGQYHCCYLSPTGWSELSDPLELVVTGFHGKPQLSALPSPVVASGGNVTLQCASRLGFDRFVLMKEGERQPSSTLDSQWDPSGQFQALFLVGSVTPSLRGTFRCYGYYNNAPHMWSYPSDPLELLVSGVSGKPSLLTLQGPVVTSGQSLTLQCRSDVGYDRFALSKEGARDPPRRLGRQPQAGLSVADFALGPVRPSLGGRYTCYGGHSLSSEWSAPSDPLDILVAGQLPYTPSLSVQPGPMVTSGENVTLRCQSRSAVDTFLLSKEGAAGPPLRLRSKSQTGQHQAEFSMSPVTSAHGGTYRCFGSSSTSPHLVSQPSEPLELRVSDSSRDPGPPPTGPGSTAGPHWYLYVLIGAAVAFVLLLVLLVLLLVRHRRRGKGRMRGAADPEAKDRGQQDRSSPAAAAQEESLYAAVGDTQPEEGVQLEHRNTQDDDPQGGTYAQVSRSRSTLRRGLATSPSPMSGGLLDSRDRQAEEEGQTDCQAAASDVPEDVTYAQLNRLTLGRETSASPPSQSGEPPAEPSVYAALAIH from the exons ATGACCCCCACCCTCGCGGCCCTGCTCTGTCTTG GGCTGAGTGTGGGCCCCAGGACCCGAGTGCACGCAG GGACCCTCCCCAAACCCACCATCTGGGCTGAGCCAAGCTCTGTGATCCCCAGGGGGACCCCTGTGACCATCTGGTGTCAGGGGAGCCTGGAGGCCCAGGAGTACCGCCTGCTTAAAAATGAGGGAGACTTATGGACCTGGATCACACAGGGAGGCTTATGGACCTGGGTCGCACAGAAGCCACTGGAGCCCGGGGACAAGGCCAACTTCTCCACCACATACATGACAGAAGGTTTTGCAGGACAATATCACTGTTGCTATCTCAGTCCCACTGGCTGGTCAGAGCTCAGTGACCCCCTGGAGCTGGTGGTGACAG gATTCCATGGCAAACCCCAGCtctcagccctgcccagccctgtcGTGGCCTCAGGAGGGAACGTGACCCTCCAGTGTGCCTCACGGTTAGGATTCGACAGGTTTGTCCTGATGAAGGAAGGAGAACGCCAGCCCTCCTCAACCCTGGACTCCCAGTGGGACCCCAGTGGGCAGTTCCAGGCTCTGTTCCTTGTGGGCTCCGTGACCCCCAGCCTCAGGGGGACATTCAGATGCTATGGTTATTACAACAACGCCCCCCACATGTGGTCTTACCCCAGTGACCCCCTGGAGCTGCTGGTCTCAG GTGTGTCGGGGAAGCCCTCCCTCCTGACCCTGCAGGGCCCTGTCGTGACCTCTGGACAGAGCCTGACCCTCCAGTGTCGCTCTGATGTCGGCTACGACAGATTCGCTCTGTCCAAGGAGGGGGCGCGTGACCCTCCCCGGCGCCTTGGCcggcagccccaggctgggctctctGTGGCAGACTTCGCCCTGGGCCCTGTGAGACCCTCCCTCGGGGGCCGGTACACGTGCTATGGTGGACACAGCCTCTCGTCCGAGTGGTCGGCCCCCAGTGACCCCCTGGACATCCTGGTCGCAG GACAGCTCCCCTACACACCCTCCCTCTCCGTGCAGCCGGGACCCATGGTGACCTCAGGAGAGAATGTGACCCTGCGGTGTCAGTCACGGAGTGCTGTGGACACCTTCCTTCTGTCCAAGGAGGGGGCAGCCGGTCCCCCCCTGCGTCTTAGATCGAAGTCCCAAACCGGGCAGCACCAGGCTGAGTTCTCCATGAGTCCTGTGACCTCAGCCCACGGGGGGACCTACAGGTGCTTTGGTTCCTCCAGCACCTCCCCCCACCTGGTGTCACAGCCCAGTGAACCCCTGGAGCTGCGGGTCTCAG ATTCCTCTAGAGATCCCGGCCCCCCACCCACAGGGCCAGGCTCCACAGCTG GTCCCCACTGGTACCTGTACGTCCTCATCGGGGCCGCGGTGGCCTTCGTCCTGCTGCTCGTCCTCCTGGTCCTCCTCCTGGTCCGACACCGGCGTCGGGGCAAAGGCAGGATGCGGg GGGCTGCAGACCCGgaggccaaggacagaggccaGCAGGACAG ATCCAGCCCGGCTGCTGCCGCCCAGGAGGAGAGCCTCT ATGCTGCCGTGGGAGACACACAGCCTGAAGAGGGGGTGCAGCTGGAGCATCGG AACACACAGGATGACGACCCCCAGGGAGGGACGTACGCCCAGGTGAGCCGCTCAAGATCAACACTCAGACGGGGCCTGGCCACTTCTCCTTCCCCCATGTCGGGGGGATTGCTGGACTCAAGGGacagacaggcagaggaagaggggcagacGGACTGTCAG GCTGCTGCATCTGACGTCCCAGAGGATGTGACCTACGCCCAGCTGAACCGCTTGACCCTCGGACGGGAGACAAGTGCATCCCCTCCCTCCCAATCAGGGGAGCCCCCAGCAGAGCCCAGCGTGTATGCTGCTCTGGCCATCCACTAG
- the LOC113247386 gene encoding leukocyte immunoglobulin-like receptor subfamily A member 6 isoform X4: MTPTLAALLCLGLSVGPRTRVHAGTLPKPTIWAEPSSVIPRGTPVTIWCQGSLEAQEYRLLKNEGDLWTWITQGGLWTWVAQKPLEPGDKANFSTTYMTEGFAGQYHCCYLSPTGWSELSDPLELVVTGFHGKPQLSALPSPVVASGGNVTLQCASRLGFDRFVLMKEGERQPSSTLDSQWDPSGQFQALFLVGSVTPSLRGTFRCYGYYNNAPHMWSYPSDPLELLVSGVSGKPSLLTLQGPVVTSGQSLTLQCRSDVGYDRFALSKEGARDPPRRLGRQPQAGLSVADFALGPVRPSLGGRYTCYGGHSLSSEWSAPSDPLDILVAGQLPYTPSLSVQPGPMVTSGENVTLRCQSRSAVDTFLLSKEGAAGPPLRLRSKSQTGQHQAEFSMSPVTSAHGGTYRCFGSSSTSPHLVSQPSEPLELRVSDSSRDPGPPPTGPGSTAGPHWYLYVLIGAAVAFVLLLVLLVLLLVRHRRRGKGRMRGAADPEAKDRGQQDRSSPAAAAQEESLYAAVGDTQPEEGVQLEHRNTQDDDPQGGTYAQAAASDVPEDVTYAQLNRLTLGRETSASPPSQSGEPPAEPSVYAALAIH, encoded by the exons ATGACCCCCACCCTCGCGGCCCTGCTCTGTCTTG GGCTGAGTGTGGGCCCCAGGACCCGAGTGCACGCAG GGACCCTCCCCAAACCCACCATCTGGGCTGAGCCAAGCTCTGTGATCCCCAGGGGGACCCCTGTGACCATCTGGTGTCAGGGGAGCCTGGAGGCCCAGGAGTACCGCCTGCTTAAAAATGAGGGAGACTTATGGACCTGGATCACACAGGGAGGCTTATGGACCTGGGTCGCACAGAAGCCACTGGAGCCCGGGGACAAGGCCAACTTCTCCACCACATACATGACAGAAGGTTTTGCAGGACAATATCACTGTTGCTATCTCAGTCCCACTGGCTGGTCAGAGCTCAGTGACCCCCTGGAGCTGGTGGTGACAG gATTCCATGGCAAACCCCAGCtctcagccctgcccagccctgtcGTGGCCTCAGGAGGGAACGTGACCCTCCAGTGTGCCTCACGGTTAGGATTCGACAGGTTTGTCCTGATGAAGGAAGGAGAACGCCAGCCCTCCTCAACCCTGGACTCCCAGTGGGACCCCAGTGGGCAGTTCCAGGCTCTGTTCCTTGTGGGCTCCGTGACCCCCAGCCTCAGGGGGACATTCAGATGCTATGGTTATTACAACAACGCCCCCCACATGTGGTCTTACCCCAGTGACCCCCTGGAGCTGCTGGTCTCAG GTGTGTCGGGGAAGCCCTCCCTCCTGACCCTGCAGGGCCCTGTCGTGACCTCTGGACAGAGCCTGACCCTCCAGTGTCGCTCTGATGTCGGCTACGACAGATTCGCTCTGTCCAAGGAGGGGGCGCGTGACCCTCCCCGGCGCCTTGGCcggcagccccaggctgggctctctGTGGCAGACTTCGCCCTGGGCCCTGTGAGACCCTCCCTCGGGGGCCGGTACACGTGCTATGGTGGACACAGCCTCTCGTCCGAGTGGTCGGCCCCCAGTGACCCCCTGGACATCCTGGTCGCAG GACAGCTCCCCTACACACCCTCCCTCTCCGTGCAGCCGGGACCCATGGTGACCTCAGGAGAGAATGTGACCCTGCGGTGTCAGTCACGGAGTGCTGTGGACACCTTCCTTCTGTCCAAGGAGGGGGCAGCCGGTCCCCCCCTGCGTCTTAGATCGAAGTCCCAAACCGGGCAGCACCAGGCTGAGTTCTCCATGAGTCCTGTGACCTCAGCCCACGGGGGGACCTACAGGTGCTTTGGTTCCTCCAGCACCTCCCCCCACCTGGTGTCACAGCCCAGTGAACCCCTGGAGCTGCGGGTCTCAG ATTCCTCTAGAGATCCCGGCCCCCCACCCACAGGGCCAGGCTCCACAGCTG GTCCCCACTGGTACCTGTACGTCCTCATCGGGGCCGCGGTGGCCTTCGTCCTGCTGCTCGTCCTCCTGGTCCTCCTCCTGGTCCGACACCGGCGTCGGGGCAAAGGCAGGATGCGGg GGGCTGCAGACCCGgaggccaaggacagaggccaGCAGGACAG ATCCAGCCCGGCTGCTGCCGCCCAGGAGGAGAGCCTCT ATGCTGCCGTGGGAGACACACAGCCTGAAGAGGGGGTGCAGCTGGAGCATCGG AACACACAGGATGACGACCCCCAGGGAGGGACGTACGCCCAG GCTGCTGCATCTGACGTCCCAGAGGATGTGACCTACGCCCAGCTGAACCGCTTGACCCTCGGACGGGAGACAAGTGCATCCCCTCCCTCCCAATCAGGGGAGCCCCCAGCAGAGCCCAGCGTGTATGCTGCTCTGGCCATCCACTAG
- the LOC113247386 gene encoding leukocyte immunoglobulin-like receptor subfamily B member 3 isoform X1, with protein MTPTLAALLCLGLSVGPRTRVHAGTLPKPTIWAEPSSVIPRGTPVTIWCQGSLEAQEYRLLKNEGDLWTWITQGGLWTWVAQKPLEPGDKANFSTTYMTEGFAGQYHCCYLSPTGWSELSDPLELVVTGFHGKPQLSALPSPVVASGGNVTLQCASRLGFDRFVLMKEGERQPSSTLDSQWDPSGQFQALFLVGSVTPSLRGTFRCYGYYNNAPHMWSYPSDPLELLVSGVSGKPSLLTLQGPVVTSGQSLTLQCRSDVGYDRFALSKEGARDPPRRLGRQPQAGLSVADFALGPVRPSLGGRYTCYGGHSLSSEWSAPSDPLDILVAGQLPYTPSLSVQPGPMVTSGENVTLRCQSRSAVDTFLLSKEGAAGPPLRLRSKSQTGQHQAEFSMSPVTSAHGGTYRCFGSSSTSPHLVSQPSEPLELRVSDSSRDPGPPPTGPGSTAGPHWYLYVLIGAAVAFVLLLVLLVLLLVRHRRRGKGRMRGAADPEAKDRGQQDRSSPAAAAQEESLYAAVGDTQPEEGVQLEHRQNTQDDDPQGGTYAQVSRSRSTLRRGLATSPSPMSGGLLDSRDRQAEEEGQTDCQAAASDVPEDVTYAQLNRLTLGRETSASPPSQSGEPPAEPSVYAALAIH; from the exons ATGACCCCCACCCTCGCGGCCCTGCTCTGTCTTG GGCTGAGTGTGGGCCCCAGGACCCGAGTGCACGCAG GGACCCTCCCCAAACCCACCATCTGGGCTGAGCCAAGCTCTGTGATCCCCAGGGGGACCCCTGTGACCATCTGGTGTCAGGGGAGCCTGGAGGCCCAGGAGTACCGCCTGCTTAAAAATGAGGGAGACTTATGGACCTGGATCACACAGGGAGGCTTATGGACCTGGGTCGCACAGAAGCCACTGGAGCCCGGGGACAAGGCCAACTTCTCCACCACATACATGACAGAAGGTTTTGCAGGACAATATCACTGTTGCTATCTCAGTCCCACTGGCTGGTCAGAGCTCAGTGACCCCCTGGAGCTGGTGGTGACAG gATTCCATGGCAAACCCCAGCtctcagccctgcccagccctgtcGTGGCCTCAGGAGGGAACGTGACCCTCCAGTGTGCCTCACGGTTAGGATTCGACAGGTTTGTCCTGATGAAGGAAGGAGAACGCCAGCCCTCCTCAACCCTGGACTCCCAGTGGGACCCCAGTGGGCAGTTCCAGGCTCTGTTCCTTGTGGGCTCCGTGACCCCCAGCCTCAGGGGGACATTCAGATGCTATGGTTATTACAACAACGCCCCCCACATGTGGTCTTACCCCAGTGACCCCCTGGAGCTGCTGGTCTCAG GTGTGTCGGGGAAGCCCTCCCTCCTGACCCTGCAGGGCCCTGTCGTGACCTCTGGACAGAGCCTGACCCTCCAGTGTCGCTCTGATGTCGGCTACGACAGATTCGCTCTGTCCAAGGAGGGGGCGCGTGACCCTCCCCGGCGCCTTGGCcggcagccccaggctgggctctctGTGGCAGACTTCGCCCTGGGCCCTGTGAGACCCTCCCTCGGGGGCCGGTACACGTGCTATGGTGGACACAGCCTCTCGTCCGAGTGGTCGGCCCCCAGTGACCCCCTGGACATCCTGGTCGCAG GACAGCTCCCCTACACACCCTCCCTCTCCGTGCAGCCGGGACCCATGGTGACCTCAGGAGAGAATGTGACCCTGCGGTGTCAGTCACGGAGTGCTGTGGACACCTTCCTTCTGTCCAAGGAGGGGGCAGCCGGTCCCCCCCTGCGTCTTAGATCGAAGTCCCAAACCGGGCAGCACCAGGCTGAGTTCTCCATGAGTCCTGTGACCTCAGCCCACGGGGGGACCTACAGGTGCTTTGGTTCCTCCAGCACCTCCCCCCACCTGGTGTCACAGCCCAGTGAACCCCTGGAGCTGCGGGTCTCAG ATTCCTCTAGAGATCCCGGCCCCCCACCCACAGGGCCAGGCTCCACAGCTG GTCCCCACTGGTACCTGTACGTCCTCATCGGGGCCGCGGTGGCCTTCGTCCTGCTGCTCGTCCTCCTGGTCCTCCTCCTGGTCCGACACCGGCGTCGGGGCAAAGGCAGGATGCGGg GGGCTGCAGACCCGgaggccaaggacagaggccaGCAGGACAG ATCCAGCCCGGCTGCTGCCGCCCAGGAGGAGAGCCTCT ATGCTGCCGTGGGAGACACACAGCCTGAAGAGGGGGTGCAGCTGGAGCATCGG CAGAACACACAGGATGACGACCCCCAGGGAGGGACGTACGCCCAGGTGAGCCGCTCAAGATCAACACTCAGACGGGGCCTGGCCACTTCTCCTTCCCCCATGTCGGGGGGATTGCTGGACTCAAGGGacagacaggcagaggaagaggggcagacGGACTGTCAG GCTGCTGCATCTGACGTCCCAGAGGATGTGACCTACGCCCAGCTGAACCGCTTGACCCTCGGACGGGAGACAAGTGCATCCCCTCCCTCCCAATCAGGGGAGCCCCCAGCAGAGCCCAGCGTGTATGCTGCTCTGGCCATCCACTAG
- the LOC113247386 gene encoding leukocyte immunoglobulin-like receptor subfamily A member 6 isoform X3, protein MTPTLAALLCLGLSVGPRTRVHAGTLPKPTIWAEPSSVIPRGTPVTIWCQGSLEAQEYRLLKNEGDLWTWITQGGLWTWVAQKPLEPGDKANFSTTYMTEGFAGQYHCCYLSPTGWSELSDPLELVVTGFHGKPQLSALPSPVVASGGNVTLQCASRLGFDRFVLMKEGERQPSSTLDSQWDPSGQFQALFLVGSVTPSLRGTFRCYGYYNNAPHMWSYPSDPLELLVSGVSGKPSLLTLQGPVVTSGQSLTLQCRSDVGYDRFALSKEGARDPPRRLGRQPQAGLSVADFALGPVRPSLGGRYTCYGGHSLSSEWSAPSDPLDILVAGQLPYTPSLSVQPGPMVTSGENVTLRCQSRSAVDTFLLSKEGAAGPPLRLRSKSQTGQHQAEFSMSPVTSAHGGTYRCFGSSSTSPHLVSQPSEPLELRVSDSSRDPGPPPTGPGSTAGPHWYLYVLIGAAVAFVLLLVLLVLLLVRHRRRGKGRMRGAADPEAKDRGQQDRSSPAAAAQEESLYAAVGDTQPEEGVQLEHRQNTQDDDPQGGTYAQAAASDVPEDVTYAQLNRLTLGRETSASPPSQSGEPPAEPSVYAALAIH, encoded by the exons ATGACCCCCACCCTCGCGGCCCTGCTCTGTCTTG GGCTGAGTGTGGGCCCCAGGACCCGAGTGCACGCAG GGACCCTCCCCAAACCCACCATCTGGGCTGAGCCAAGCTCTGTGATCCCCAGGGGGACCCCTGTGACCATCTGGTGTCAGGGGAGCCTGGAGGCCCAGGAGTACCGCCTGCTTAAAAATGAGGGAGACTTATGGACCTGGATCACACAGGGAGGCTTATGGACCTGGGTCGCACAGAAGCCACTGGAGCCCGGGGACAAGGCCAACTTCTCCACCACATACATGACAGAAGGTTTTGCAGGACAATATCACTGTTGCTATCTCAGTCCCACTGGCTGGTCAGAGCTCAGTGACCCCCTGGAGCTGGTGGTGACAG gATTCCATGGCAAACCCCAGCtctcagccctgcccagccctgtcGTGGCCTCAGGAGGGAACGTGACCCTCCAGTGTGCCTCACGGTTAGGATTCGACAGGTTTGTCCTGATGAAGGAAGGAGAACGCCAGCCCTCCTCAACCCTGGACTCCCAGTGGGACCCCAGTGGGCAGTTCCAGGCTCTGTTCCTTGTGGGCTCCGTGACCCCCAGCCTCAGGGGGACATTCAGATGCTATGGTTATTACAACAACGCCCCCCACATGTGGTCTTACCCCAGTGACCCCCTGGAGCTGCTGGTCTCAG GTGTGTCGGGGAAGCCCTCCCTCCTGACCCTGCAGGGCCCTGTCGTGACCTCTGGACAGAGCCTGACCCTCCAGTGTCGCTCTGATGTCGGCTACGACAGATTCGCTCTGTCCAAGGAGGGGGCGCGTGACCCTCCCCGGCGCCTTGGCcggcagccccaggctgggctctctGTGGCAGACTTCGCCCTGGGCCCTGTGAGACCCTCCCTCGGGGGCCGGTACACGTGCTATGGTGGACACAGCCTCTCGTCCGAGTGGTCGGCCCCCAGTGACCCCCTGGACATCCTGGTCGCAG GACAGCTCCCCTACACACCCTCCCTCTCCGTGCAGCCGGGACCCATGGTGACCTCAGGAGAGAATGTGACCCTGCGGTGTCAGTCACGGAGTGCTGTGGACACCTTCCTTCTGTCCAAGGAGGGGGCAGCCGGTCCCCCCCTGCGTCTTAGATCGAAGTCCCAAACCGGGCAGCACCAGGCTGAGTTCTCCATGAGTCCTGTGACCTCAGCCCACGGGGGGACCTACAGGTGCTTTGGTTCCTCCAGCACCTCCCCCCACCTGGTGTCACAGCCCAGTGAACCCCTGGAGCTGCGGGTCTCAG ATTCCTCTAGAGATCCCGGCCCCCCACCCACAGGGCCAGGCTCCACAGCTG GTCCCCACTGGTACCTGTACGTCCTCATCGGGGCCGCGGTGGCCTTCGTCCTGCTGCTCGTCCTCCTGGTCCTCCTCCTGGTCCGACACCGGCGTCGGGGCAAAGGCAGGATGCGGg GGGCTGCAGACCCGgaggccaaggacagaggccaGCAGGACAG ATCCAGCCCGGCTGCTGCCGCCCAGGAGGAGAGCCTCT ATGCTGCCGTGGGAGACACACAGCCTGAAGAGGGGGTGCAGCTGGAGCATCGG CAGAACACACAGGATGACGACCCCCAGGGAGGGACGTACGCCCAG GCTGCTGCATCTGACGTCCCAGAGGATGTGACCTACGCCCAGCTGAACCGCTTGACCCTCGGACGGGAGACAAGTGCATCCCCTCCCTCCCAATCAGGGGAGCCCCCAGCAGAGCCCAGCGTGTATGCTGCTCTGGCCATCCACTAG
- the LOC113247397 gene encoding leukocyte immunoglobulin-like receptor subfamily A member 2 isoform X1 translates to MGKPPAAGILWVCLFCQFLWFCPSVQACPVGSSAMTITFMVLLCLGPRLGQMTHVQAETLLTPIIWAEPGPEVAQGKPVSIWCQGSQHADQYFLYREGVSEPLRREFPMGPSNKAKFPFPHMTYNLAGRYFCLYHRRTRRSIPSKPLDLAVTGMFNKPSLVALPSPIVTSGGSVTLQCGSWQAFDWFVLCSEGGEGHPRHLDAQHQADGWFQALFPVDPVSPSHRPTYRCYGYFSSSPYVWSTSSLILELLISGVSRKPSLSVLPGPVVAPGQSLTLQCRSDVSYDRFALSKEGAGDPPQYLARQLQEGLSGADFALGPVRPSHGGRYTCYGGHTLSSKWSAPSDLLDILVAVLPPQGPAPTLSAWPSPTVAPGENVTLRCQSPSLFDAFLLSKEGEAGPPLHLRSQHQDGVFQANFPLRPATLDHGGTYRCYGSLGSTPFLLSHPSDPLELVVTGAAVTLTPSVETPDSTSAPLPDHTLENLIRMGLSTLVLVALAVWVFQAWHSQRGSHGETERCCLHGSSPRTGTWNRHSPA, encoded by the exons ATGGGAAAGCCCCCTGCTGCCGGCATCCTGTGGGTCTGTCTGTTCTGCCAGTTTCTGTGGTTTTGTCCATCTGTGCAGGCTTGTCCAGTGGGAAGCAGCGCCATGACCATCACCTTCATGGTCCTTCTCTGCCTCG GACCGCGTCTGGGCCAGATGACCCACGTGCAGGCAG AGACGCTGCTCACACCCATCAtctgggcagagccaggcccTGAGGTGGCCCAGGGGAAGCCTGTGAGCATCTGGTGTCAGGGGTCTCAGCACGCTGACCAGTACTTCCTGTACCGGGAAGGGGTCTCAGAGCCCTTGAGAAGAGAGTTTCCCATGGGACCCAGCAACAAGGCCAAGTTCCCATTCCCACACATGACCTACAACCTTGCTGGGCGCTACTTCTGCTTGTATCACCGACGAACACGCCGGTCCATTCCCAGCAAGCCTCTGGACTTGGCGGTCACAG GAATGTTCAACAAACCCAGCCTCGTGGCGCTCCCCAGCCCCATCGTGACCTCGGGAGGGAGCGTGACCCTCCAGTGTGGCTCATGGCAGGCATTTGACTGGTTCGTTCTGTGTAGCGAAGGAGGCGAGGGCCACCCCAGACACTTGGACGCACAGCACCAAGCTGACGGGTGGTTCCAGGCGCTCTTCCCCGTGGACCCCGTGAGCCCAAGTCACAGGCCAACGTACAGGTGCTATGGTTATTTCTCGAGTTCCCCCTATGTGTGGTCCACCTCCAGCCTCATTTTGGAGCTGCTGATCTCAG GTGTGTCTAGGAAACCATCCCTGTCAGTCTTGCCAGGGCCGGTGGTGGCTCCTGGACAGAGCCTGACCCTCCAGTGTCGCTCTGATGTCAGCTACGACAGATTCGCTCTGTCCAAGGAGGGCGCAGGTGACCCTCCCCAGTACCTTGCCAGGCAGCTCCAGGAGGGACTCTCTGGGGCTGACTTCGCCCTGGGCCCTGTGAGACCCTCCCACGGGGGCCGGTACACGTGCTATGGTGGACACACCCTCTCCTCCAAGTGGTCCGCCCCCAGTGACCTCCTGGACATCCTGGTCGCAG TCCTGCCGCCGCAGGGGCCAGctcccactctgtctgcctggcCGAGCCCCACTGTGGCCCCAGGAGAGAATGTGACCCTGCGCTGTCAGAGCCCCAGCTTGTTTGATGCGTTCCTTCTGTCCAAGGAGGGGGAAGCCGGGCCCCCCCTGCACCTCAGGTCTCAGCACCAAGATGGAGTATTTCAGGCGAACTTTCCCTTGCGCCCTGCGACTCTGGATCACGGGGGGACTTACAGGTGCTACGGGTCACTGGGCAGCACCCCTTTCCTGCTGTCGCACCCCAGCGACCCCCTGGAGCTCGTGGTCACAG GGGCTGCTGTTACTCTCACCCCGTCCGTGGAGACTCCAGACTCCACGAGTG ccccactcccagaTCACACACTGGAGAATCTCATCCGAATGGGTCTGTCCACACTGGTCCTGGTGGCGCTAGCGGTGTGGGTCTTTCAGGCGTGGCACAGCCAGAGAGGTTCCCACGGTGAAACCGAGAG gtGCTGCCTGCACGGCTCTTCCCCCCGCACAGGCACCTGGAATCGGCACTCTCCTGCCTGA